Proteins co-encoded in one Ruegeria sp. HKCCD4315 genomic window:
- a CDS encoding NAD+ synthase — translation MADRFRITLAQLNPTVGDIEGNAAKAVTAWEQGKAAGADLVAFPEMFITGYNTQDLIQKPVFHRAAMAAVEALAKTCADGPAIAIGAPWAEEDKLFNAYLILKNGRITSKVLKHHLPNETVFDEVRLYDAGPLGGPYSVGNFRIGSPICEDGWHPDVAETLEETGAEFLLIPNGSPYFRDKYDVRLNHMVARVVETGLPLIYLNMVGGQDDQVFDGASFGLNPGGELAFRMPVFDETVSHVDLERGDDGWLIAPAEIVPQPDVWEQDYRAMVQSLRDYMGKTGFKKALLGLSGGVDSALVAAIAVDAIGAENVRCVMLPSEYTSQASLDDAEAVAKALGVHYDFVPISEGRAAVTNTLAPLFAGLDEGLTEENIQSRLRGLLLMAISNKFGEMLLTTGNKSEVAVGYATIYGDMNGGYNPIKDLYKTRVFETCRWRNANHRDWMMGPEGEVIRPSIIDKPPSAELRADQKDSDSLPDYPVLDGILEILVDQDGSIADCVTAGYDEAEARRVEHLIYISEYKRFQSAPGTRLSKRAFWLDRRYPIVNRWRDRT, via the coding sequence ATGGCCGACCGTTTCCGTATCACTCTGGCGCAACTGAACCCCACTGTGGGTGACATTGAGGGCAATGCAGCCAAGGCGGTTACCGCTTGGGAGCAAGGCAAAGCAGCCGGTGCCGATCTGGTGGCCTTCCCCGAGATGTTCATCACCGGGTACAACACGCAGGATCTGATCCAGAAGCCAGTGTTCCACCGTGCGGCCATGGCGGCGGTCGAGGCGTTGGCCAAAACATGCGCAGACGGACCAGCGATTGCCATTGGCGCGCCTTGGGCGGAAGAGGACAAGTTGTTCAACGCCTACCTGATCCTCAAAAACGGGCGGATCACCAGCAAGGTCTTGAAACATCATTTGCCGAACGAAACCGTTTTTGACGAAGTGCGCCTGTACGATGCCGGTCCGCTGGGTGGGCCGTATTCGGTTGGGAACTTCCGAATTGGCAGCCCGATCTGCGAAGATGGGTGGCACCCGGACGTGGCAGAAACCCTTGAAGAAACCGGGGCCGAGTTTTTGCTGATCCCCAACGGATCGCCCTATTTCCGCGACAAGTATGACGTGCGCCTGAACCATATGGTGGCGCGTGTTGTCGAAACGGGTTTGCCACTGATTTACCTGAATATGGTGGGTGGGCAGGACGATCAGGTCTTTGACGGAGCCAGCTTTGGCTTGAATCCGGGTGGAGAGCTGGCCTTTCGGATGCCTGTTTTTGACGAAACTGTCTCACACGTGGATCTTGAGCGTGGTGACGATGGCTGGCTGATCGCGCCTGCCGAAATCGTTCCTCAGCCTGATGTGTGGGAGCAGGATTATCGCGCGATGGTGCAGTCGTTGCGCGACTATATGGGCAAGACGGGTTTCAAGAAGGCGCTTCTTGGTTTGTCCGGGGGCGTCGATTCTGCGTTGGTGGCGGCCATCGCGGTCGATGCCATCGGGGCCGAAAACGTGCGCTGTGTGATGTTGCCGTCGGAATATACCAGCCAGGCTTCGCTGGATGATGCCGAGGCCGTCGCCAAGGCATTGGGCGTGCACTATGATTTTGTGCCGATTTCCGAGGGCCGGGCCGCGGTAACGAATACTCTGGCGCCGTTGTTTGCGGGGCTGGACGAAGGATTGACCGAGGAAAACATTCAGTCCCGCCTGCGGGGGCTGCTGCTGATGGCGATCTCGAACAAGTTTGGTGAAATGCTGTTGACCACCGGCAACAAGTCCGAGGTCGCGGTGGGCTATGCCACGATCTATGGCGACATGAATGGCGGCTATAATCCGATCAAAGACCTTTACAAAACCCGCGTGTTTGAAACCTGCCGTTGGCGCAACGCCAATCATCGTGACTGGATGATGGGTCCCGAGGGCGAGGTGATCCGCCCGTCCATTATCGACAAACCGCCAAGTGCCGAGTTGCGCGCAGACCAGAAGGACAGCGACAGTTTGCCCGACTACCCGGTTCTGGACGGTATCCTTGAGATTTTGGTCGATCAAGATGGCTCAATCGCCGACTGCGTCACTGCCGGGTATGACGAAGCAGAGGCCCGGCGGGTCGAACATCTGATTTACATCAGTGAATACAAACGGTTCCAGTCTGCTCCTGGTACGCGCCTGAGCAAGCGGGCCTTCTGGCTGGATCGGCGCTATCCAATTGTGAATCGTTGGCGCGATCGGACCTGA